The Tolypothrix sp. PCC 7712 region ACATTGTTGCGGAATATGAAAAATTTATCTAGACTAGAATTCCTATGAATCCCCGGAATAATTTTTCTTAATTCGTCCTGTTCAGGCTTAGAGAGTCCAGCCCATTCAGTACCAAAATCAGGATATTTTAATTCATTCTGTTTGACAGTGAAAAAAGGAGAATAACGACAGAAATCACTCCGTTCAATATTTTTGCCGGATATAGCCTTTTCAATAGCACTTAATAAATGAGACTTTCCAGATTCATTTGCACCAACAATTGTTGTAATTTTGGGTTCGATGCTAACTTCAATGTATGGGTAGAAAGTAGTGCCTATCAGTTCCCAAGGTTTAGGTTTTACTCTGTCATTATGCTTCCTCAGGAAGTCGTCATTAAATGATTTATAGAAGCGGATGAAGACTGTCTTGAGATGCATAGGGTAAAATATGATACTATAATTCTGCTATTTGCGTAGCTTTTTTATTTATAGCAGTAATTTGTGAGACATGTCATTACGCAGCCAAAAACAACTCAATAGATTCAGTCTGCTTCATCACGCATCGGATCAAATTTAAATAACAAAATAAAAAGCCCACTGATGTGGGCTTTCTAAATCAATTAAGTTATACCTTTACTTAGCGTTTCACCAACTTCTTCGACATCTTCCGCAGACGAATTGATTTAGGAGTAACTTCCACCAATTCATCAGGGCCAATGTATTCCAAAGCCCGTTCTAAACTCATGTCTATCGGTGCTTGCAGCTGCACTAGTTCATCACCACCAGCAGCCCGGTGGTTGGTCAACTGCTTGGTTTTACAAACATTCAGTTCTAAGTCTTGGGGACGATTGTGTTCTCCCACAATCATACCTCTGTAAACTTTAGTACCTGGTGTAATAAAGAATGCGCCTCTATCTTCCGCGTTCTTCATGGCGTAGAAGGTAGAAACACCTTCTTCAAAGGAGATTAAAACGCCTTTGTTACGAGCCTCAATATCGCCAGACAATGGACGGTAATCCAAGAAGCTGTGGTTCATGATGCCTTCACCACGAGTCATCCGCATGAATTCACCGCGGAAACCAATCAATCCCCGTGCAGGAATGACAAACTCTAGTTGAGTGCGATCGCCACTACCTGGTTGCATATCTTGCATTTCGCCTTTGCGTTGTCCCAGGCGTTCAATACAGCTACCCACCGCATCACCAGGAATATCTAACACCAGGAGTTCGTAAGGTTCACAAGGTTGACCGCTGACTTCGCGGTAAATTACCTGTGGCTGAGATACTTGAAACTCAAAGCCTTCGCGACGCATGGTTTCAATTAAGATACCCAGGTGAAGTTCACCACGACCGGAAACGAGGAATTTATCGGGAGAATCGGTTTCTTCAACCCGCAAAGCCACGTTGGTTTCCAATTCGCGGAACAGGCGATCGCGCACTTGGCGTGAAGTCACTAACTTTCCTTCTTGACCTGCAAAGGGCGAATCATTTACCCAGAAGGTCATTTGTAAGGTTGGTTCATCCACTTTAATCAGTGGTAAAGCTTGCGGTTCATTGGGATCTGTAATTGTTTCCCCAATGTAAGCATCAGCGAAACCAGCTACCGCCACAATATAACCTGCGGTAGCTTCTTCCATTTCCACCCGTTTCAAGCCTTCAAAGCCCATCAACTTGGTGATTTTTGACTTGACAATTGCGCCACTTTCTGTAATTAGAGCCGCTTGTTGTCCAGCCCGGATAGTGCCGTTGTGAATTCTGCCAATTACAATCCGTCCTAGGTATTCAGAATAATCTAGGGTTGTGACTTGCAATTGCAGGGGCTTGTTAACGTCGCCAACTGGTGGTGGAACGTGTTGCAGAATTGCATTAAACAGGGGTTGCATATCTACCGCTTCTGCTTCCATGCTTTCTTTGGCATAACCACCCATACCGGAGGCAAACAGATAGGTAAAGTCACACTGGTCTTCATCTGCCCCTAATTCCAAGAACAGATCCAAAACTTTATCAACAGCAATGTGGGGGTCAGCGTTAGTACGGTCAATTTTGTTGATGACAACGATGGGGCGCAGACCTTTTTCTAACGCTTTTTTAAGTACAAAGCGTGTTTGGGGCATTGGCCCTTCATTGGCATCGACAATTAAAAGACATCCGTCAACCATGCCCAGTACGCGTTCAACTTCACCACCGAAGTCAGCGTGTCCAGGAGTATCAACAATATTGATTAGCGTCTCTTTGTAGCGAACCGCTGTATTTTTAGAGAGGATTGTAATCCCCCGTTCTCGTTCCAAGGCATTGGAGTCCATGACGCAATCCGGAACGTCTTCCCCTTCGCGGAAAATGCCGGATTGTTTAAGGAGTGCATCAACCAGGGTGGTTTTGCCGTGGTCAACGTGGGCAATAATGGCGACGTTACGAATTGGGAGCGTCATAGAAGCTTTACTGTGAACTGTAGAGGGGATTGTTAGGTGTACATTTCGATGCGAGGATTCTAGTACCGCTGGGCGGAAATCAAAAGAAGCCACTGCTTGCAGCAATTGGCATTCAAAAGTCAAAAGGGGCCAGTGCGTTGCTTTGATTCCAAAGTTTTAGCAACTGGCGTTCAAAATTCAAAAAGCTTATAGCATAGGCTTTTCGCGGGTTTTGAATGGTTGCTTTAGTTGCGCCTTGCTGTACTAGGCTGTTTTAACAGAATTGAGGATGAAGTTCAAATTCTGTAAAGAACCTTTAACAATTCTAGCGTAATCGTCACAATTGCGGCGACTTTTGCGATCGCAAATCTTGTCTACAGTAAGCACGCTAGAGTTTTTGTCAAAACAAGGGTAGGGCGAGCCAAAGGATCACTAAGTCCGGCGAGGAAGTTGGTTGACGAGATTTTATGAGTACTATAGTATTCAAGAATGACGCGTAAAATTATTGACTTATTTGCTGGTGCAGGTGGCTTAACTACAGGATTTCACATGGCGGGCTTTGAATCTCTATGTGCAATTGATATAGATGCAAAAGCCTTGGCGACCTATAAGCACAATTACCCAAACACGAAAATCATTCATCAAGATATACGCCAGGTTAATCCTTCAGACTTACGATTAGCTTTAGGTTTACAACCAGAAGAACTAACAGCATTAATTGGCGGCCCCCCATGTCAAGGATTCTCCAGAAATATTCCTGCTGGCGATCGCTATCTCAATGATTCTCGTAACCAGATGTATCAGACGTTTTTGGATTTTGTACAGGAGTTCAGACCCTTGTACGTTGTCATGGAGAATGTACCCGAAATTTTAAAGGCTTACAACGGCGTAATTAGTGAAGAAATCACAAAAAACCTGAAATCCTTGGGCTACAAAGTTGTATCTTCTGCTTTAAATGCTGCATATTATGGGGTACCCCAAACCAGATCCAGAGCTTTTTTTCTAGCTAGCTTAGATCACTCTCTTAATTTTCCCGAACCAACCCATTTTGGTGATATTAAGAGCGACTATAGGTCTAGAAAGTCTAGTAGACAACTTAATTTTTTACAAGCAAATATTTCTGAAATTGTGACAGTCAGAGATGCGATTGGAGACTTACCGCCCATAAATGCAGGACAAGTCTACGATGCTGAGATTTATCCTTCTGAGCCAAAAACGACGTACCAAGCAATGATGCGTAGTCAAAGCATGAAAATTGTGAATCATATTGCGCGTGCTTTGAGTCCAATTCAAATGTCGAGAGCACGTGTTCTGTGTGAAGGACAAGACGCTAGAGACTTACCTCCTGAGTTAGCGCCTAAAAAACACTATAGTGGTGCATATGGAAGGCTGTACTGGGATAAGCCAGCTAGAACTATTACAAGATGGGTCTTTCATCCAGGATCGGGTCGGTTTTTTCATCCTACTCAGGATCGGACAATTACAATCCGTGAAGCTGCAAGATTACACTCATATCCAGATAGTTTTCACTTTTTGGGAACATATACGGATATGGCTTCACAAATTGGTGAATCTGTACCCCCACTTCTAGGTAAAGCTATAGCTTCATCTATTCTTCAGGCTAACCTTCAATCATGTTGCTGATTAATTTGCTCTTGTAATGCGGAAAGAACTGTATTTACATATCGATCAAGTGTCAGACGATTTCTTTCTACGGTAATCCGAACGGCCTGCGAAGGAATAGTTCTAGCTCTAAAAAGTTGTTTTTGATTTTTGTACCAAACCAACTCTACTTTATCTGCAATTTTTCCTTGTAGTCCTACTCCTGCACCCTTAGTAATTCTATCCACTGTCCAAGACCAAGAAAACATCTTCGGATCTAGGGGATTGAGTGGAAATTCGCAATAAATATACTCATATCCCTGGATAGTTTTTAGTAATATACTTTCATAGCTATTGACAACATTCTGTGCCGTTTGGCTAGAAAGAATTTTTTCGTTCCAATGTTGAATTATGGCTGCGCCTAGTTCATCAGGTGAGGACTGCTCAGTCAGACCTGGAAAACCAAGTTGAATAGACTTCTTGATAATATCTGCTCGTTGAATAACAAACAAAAATACACTACCCAGCTTCAGACTATTTAGTTGAAGAGATTTCAGCGACCAACCAGTTTTAGTCACAATGTCAACAGCATCATAAAGAAGCTTACTACGTCCCAATGCCGGATCGGATAATGGAATATCTTTAACGTAATGAAAAATAGCTTCCCATGTATAATCTTCTATCGAACCAATAACTGGTGATGCGATTGTGGCAATAATAGCTTGCCTTAATCTTTCAACTTCATTGTCAATCAGCACTTAAAGATTCCTCTACAGCTTGCAAAAATTCACTCATAGTCATACCTAAAGCATGGGTAATATGACTGAGTACTCTCACAGATGGGCTTTTTAAACCTCGCTCTAGCTGGCTAATGTAAGTCCTGTGCAGACCTGTAACTTCTGCAAGATACTCCTGTGACCAACCTTTTTGTGTACGATGACGCTGTAGTTCTAGTCCTAAAATTTGATCTAGTTTGCTGGGTTGCATGATAGACAAAGATTAGTATCTTGAATACAAAAGTTCTACAGACTAAAGTATTCAAGCTATTTTATAGATAATGAGTACGATCGCTGTTTTAGAGGAAGTCTGTCTATGTTCTTCACAGACTTTAGCGCAGGCGATCGCCTAATTTTTCAGCTACAGTGCGATCAATATAAACTGTTTCAAATACAATGCTTTCCGAACGCTTTACAGCCGCCCTTGTCTACGCCACTGAACTGCACGCCAAACAAGTACGTAAAGGTTCTGGTGTTCCCTATATTGCCCATCTATTAGGCGTAGCCAGTATTGCTTTAGAATATGGTGCAAATGAAGATGAAGCCATAGCAGCGCTTTTACATGATGCTGTAGAAGACCAAGGTGGTGCAGCTACTAGGGAAGAAATTCGCCACCGTTTTGGAGATAATGTGACAGCAATTGTCGATGGCTGCACCGATGCGGATACTATTCCCAAACCGCCTTGGCGACAACGCAAAGAAGCATATATTGCTCATTTACCTACAGCATCGCCATCAGTTTTGCTGGTGTCAGCTGCTGATAAAATCTACAACGCTCAGTCTATTGTCAAAGATTACCGCATCTTAGGTGAATCACTTTGGCAACGGTTTCAAGGTGGTAAAGAAGGTACTCTTTGGTATTATCAAACCCTTGTGGATACTTTTAAGAATACTGGGCCTACGGCAATGGCTGAAGAATTAGCAAGAGTAGTGCTAGAGATGGTAGCTTTGGCATCTTAAAAAAAATGAAGGCTGAAGGATGAAGCAAGAAAATTTCCTACTTCATACTTCATTCTTCACAATTAGTTAACCAAAACTGTAACAGAGGTGACAGTCATTTTTTGCCTAGCGGAACATACTACTTACTGAACTATCTTCGTGAATCCGCCAGATGGTTTCACCGAGTACATTAGCCACTGAAAGCACTACCAGCTGTGGAAAGCGATCGCTTTCTGGAATGGGGATAGTATTGGTGATAATCACTTCCTCAAATACGCCACTAGACAACCGCTCAATCGCAGGTGGAGAGAACACAGCATGAGTTGCACAGGCATATACCTGACGCGCCCCTTCTTCTCGCAGCAACTTAGCCCCAGCTGCAATTGTGCCACCAGTGTCAATCATATCGTCTACCAACACTGCTGTTTTCCCCTTCACGTCACCGATGACGTTTAAAACTTCGGCAACATTATGAGCTTGGCGACGTTTATCAATAATCGCTAATGGAGCATCGTTTAGCTTTTTGGCAAATGCTCTTGCTCTTGCTACACCACCAACATCCGGGGAAACTACTACCAAATCATGCAGTTGTTTGCTGGCCAGGTAATCTATTAATACTGGCGAACCGTAAACATGATCGAATGGTATGTCGAAATACCCTTGGATTTGGGCTGAGTGTAAATCCATTGCCAGAACACGGTTGGCACCTGCTTGAGTGATCAGGTTGGCAACCAACTTTGCAGTGATGGACTCTCTTCCTGCAGTTTTCCGGTCAGCACGGGCATAGCCATAGTAAGGAATTACTGCTGTTACCTGCCGTGCAGAAGCACGACGACAGGCATCAATCATAATCATTAATTCCATTAAATGATCGTTAACCGGCTGACAACATGGCTGGATAAGATAGACATCACAACCCCGGATTGATTCCTGAATTTGAATATAAAGTTCGCCGTCCGCAAATCTTTTACGGATCATTGGGCCTAGATCCATACCTAGGTAACGAGCGACTTCAGTAGACAGTTGTAAATTGGCAGAGCCAGAAAAAAGCCGCAGGCGATGATTTTCAGTCAGTCCTGTTGCAACTGGCTGCACTTTGGATAAAGTTGCAGAACTGAGCACAGCAGATCCTCGATGTGCATTCATGGCAATCTTAACATCAGCAATTTAGCAAATTTAACCGAAATAGTGTAAAAAAATATCTGCAAAGTTAAATCATTGCTCCCAAAAATTATGATTTGCTAATTTTTAAATAACTTTAGTTAACAAACCATTGATAGCTTAACTGAATACCCTGTATATTAACTAGGCCCATTATTCGGATTTTTTGCTGTGTAGAATAAAAACACCAGCTTTCCGAGCATGGTTTAGGGGATCGCTGCTTATACGCAGCTATTTTTGTGCCTAAAATAAAGTTTTTACATTTCAGGGAAATGACAACGGGGTATTCTCTAGTCAAAGGCTGGTCAATTCTCAAGGAGCAGCAAGATATTCTATAATCCTATCTGCAAATTTATCAACTGGTAGAGTTGAGCATTTTTAAAATTTTAATTTTGGCAATATTTTCCACAAAGCTGATTCATCTATGGGTTGACGAAGCTGAATGCTGAGTGCTGCTATCTGCTTAACACTTAGGTACTGAGAACAAAGTGTCAAAATAAAGTTGAGCCAGCTTTCATCAGGCTGACTTTGCACCCAATAATACGCAAGTTCTAACCTTACCAGAAAGCGCAGATAACAACAATTACTTATTTTCTAATGCTAATCAGCCTAGAGAAAATTTTGCGGATGGGCAAACTTTGGTAAAAATGCACAAAGCACAGTCCGGCTATTATAAGTACCGACAAGGTAGGGTAGAATATCGCCGCAAGTAATTGTTGTCACTGCTTAGACCTAATCTTTGGTAGAGACTTTATTCTCAGTTGCCATAACACTTAAATTAATCAATTATGCAACCACCCATTACAGTTGGTACTGTCCTACAAAACCGTTACCGGATTATTCAAATTCTCGGACAAGGGGGATTTGGCAGAACCTATCTAGCGGAAGACCAGAGGCGTTTTAATGAACTGTGCGCCATTAAGGAATTGATTCCGACAACAACCGGAACTTCGGTTTGGGAGAAAACGCAAGAACTGTTCCACCGAGAAGCGGCAATTTTGTATCAAATTGAGCATCCGCAAGTACCGAAATTCCGAGAAAGGTTTGAAGAAGACCAGCGTTTATTTTTGGTAGAAGATTACGTTGCTGGCAAGACTTACCGCGCTATCCTGTCGGAACGTCAAGCTGTTAGTCAGACATTAACAGAAAAAGAAGTTTTACAGATGCTGCGCTCTTTGTTACCTGTGTTAGCGCATATTCATAGTCGGGGAATTATTCACCGGGATATATCACCAGAAAATATTATTTTACGTGATAGTGATGGTCAGCCAGTGTTAATTGACTTTGGGGTAGTTAAAGAATTAGCAACGCGATTGCAATCTCCCAATAGTACCGCACCAGTTACCACCGTGGGAAAATTAGGTTATTCTCCCAGTGAGCAAATGCAAACAGGTCAAGCTTACCCTAATAGTGATTTATATGCGCTTGCCGTCACAGCGATTGTTTTGCTAACTGGTAGAGAACCCTCAGAATTATTTGATGAAAATCAACTTACTTGGAATTGGCAACAATGGGCAAAAGTAAATCCCCAATTTGCTCAAGTTTTAAATCGGATGTTAAATTATCGGCCCAGCGATCGCTATCAAAGTGCGGCTGATGTTATCCAAGCATTACAATCTGTAGATCAAGCAAGTGTGACTAATCCTAACGTCACTAACACTAATGCTGTCTCCAATATGCAAACCATCGCAGTTGGAGGTCGTCCGCCTCAGCCAGCACCATCGCCTTCTCCCAACACACCTGCACCTGTAATTCCACCCAGCAATACTAGTTCTGTTTTAGATAATCCTTTAGCAATTGGGGCGATTGGCAGTGCTGTAGTCATCCTAGCAGGATTTGGTTCTTGGGCTTTAGTCAGTTCGATTCGCAGTCGCCCGACTACACAACCAGAAGCACCAGTACAAACTTTCCCTTCACCAGTTGTTTCTGGTGGTACAACATTAACACCCACCCCTACATCTACTAGTACTGAACCTGCTGTAATTAGCAAACGCCTCAATTTAGGAACCACAAATACAACTACAGTAGAAGATACTTTAGAGGAAAATCAAATAGTTCAGTATACTTTTTTTGGACGCAAAGGTGCAAAATTAACTACTGCTATTGCTCAAGGAACTGGTATTGTTTTATCAGTTTTAGATGCCAATAAACAACCAATTGATAATACTGCTAATCAAGTACAATCCTATGATGGTGTATTGTCTGTAAGCGGTAGATATACTATTCAACTAAATTTAGTTCCTGGTGTGGCTGAAAGTAATTATAGTCTCAATGTGGCATTACAAAGGTTAACTAGAGAAACACCCACACCTATAATTACTCCTACGCAAACGCCCATAGAAACTCCTACAGAAGCTCCTATAATCACTCCTACGCCAACTGTCACAGAAACCCCTACAGAAGCTCCTATAATTACTCCTACACCAACTGCCACAGAAACTCCTACAGAAAGTCCAACCTCTCAGGAAGAGCAAAATAACTTACCTAATGATAGAACCTTAAACCCAAACTCTAATCAATAAAAACTTTACTGATCAGGGTTAATTGGTAATGGTTAATTGGTAATAAGAAATTCTCAATTATGGTGAGGTTGTAATGATAATTGTGTGACTGCTGTATTTAGATGAAATTTGCAGTAAATAATACAAAAAGGTAAATGTCAAATATCAACGCACTACTAATTACTGGAACCGATACTGAGGCTGGCAAAACAGTTTTAACAACAGCATTAGCGGCTTATTTGCAAAAATATTTTCCTCAACGCAATTGGGGACTAATGAAACCAATTCAATCGGGAGAAGGCGATCGCGAATGGTATCAAAGGCTGTTTTCCCTTAAGCAAACGGCGGAAGAAATTACACCGTTGTACTTTCAAGCACCTTTAGCGCCTCCCATCGCCGCCGCTAAGGAAAATCGTCAAGTAGATTTAGCTGTAGTTTGGCAAGCTTTCTCTAAAGAGCGATCGCGTCGGGATTTTGTGTTGGTAGAATCTTTGGGGGGTTTAGGCTCACCGATTACAGATGAATTGACAGTGGCAGATTTAGCCGGAGATTGGCATTTACCCACTGTTCTGGTAGTTCCAGTCAGGTTAGGTGCGATCGCGCAAGCAGTGGCTAATGTGGCATTAGCTAGACAAGCAAAAATCAATCTTAAAGGGATTGTGCTCAATTGCGTACAACCCCGTTCTGATGCTGAGATAGCCGACTTAACGCCACCAGAGATGATTCAAACTCTCACCAATATCCCAGTTTTAGGCTGCTTACCTTATCTAGAAAACCTCACCGATTTAGATAAACTAGCTCAAGTAGCCTCAAATTTAAATTTAGAAACACTAAATCTTTGATAACGATACACTGGAAAAATACTCATCAGCTGTCGTAACTCTAACTTGCATTGTTGACTGCTGACGGTTAACTGTTAACAGTCAGCAATCAACGAACCTCATGAGTGATTGTGTAATTTAAAAGCGTAATAGGTATCATGGTTTCTACCTTCCCCAATCCTGGTGCTGTTGACTTATCTCATGTTCGGCTTTCGATCCGTGCATTACAAAATCAACTTGTAGAATGGCGACGGCGGCTACATCAAAAGCCAGAGTTAGGTTTTCAAGAAAAACTCACATCTGAGTTTATCTCCCAGAAGTTACAAGAGTGGGGAATTGAACATCAAACTGGTATTGCTCAAACTGGTATTGTTGCCATCATCAAAGGTAACAAACTTAGCAGTGGTAAAGTTTTGGCAATTCGCGCTGATATGGATGCTTTGCCAATTCAAGAACTGAATCAAGTACCTTATTGTTCGCAACATGATGGCGTAATGCACGCTTGTGGACATGATGGACATACTGCGATCGCACTGGGTACAGCTTACTATCTTCAGCAGCATCGCGATGATTTTGCTGGTACTGTCAAAATTATCTTTCAGCCAGCAGAAGAAGGGCCTGGGGGTGCAAAACCTATGGTGGAAGCCGGGGTACTAAAAAACCCTGATGTCGATGCCATTATTGGGTTACATCTGTGGAATAACTTACCCTTGGGGACAGTCGGTGTCCGGGCTGGGGCGTTAATGGCGGCTGTAGAATTATTCCAATGTACAATTTTAGGCAAAGGTGGACATGGGGCGATACCGCATCAAACTGTAGATTCTATTGTCGTCGCTGCTCAAATTGTCAACGCCTTGCAAACTATTGTGGCGCGGAATGTGAATCCTATTGATTCCGCAGTTGTGACTGTAGGCGCGCTTCATGCTGGTACAGCACACAATGTCATTGCTGACACAGCTAATATGAAAGGCACAGTCCGCTATTTTAACCCGGCTTTTCAAGGATATTTTCACCAGCGAATCGAGCAAATTATTGCGGGTGTATGTCAAAGTCATGGTGCAAGTTACGACTTAGAATATATCTCCCTTTATCCCCCAGTCATTAATGATGCTGGTATGGCAGAATTAGTGCGATCGGTAGCAGCAGAAGTGATAGAAACTCCTGTAGGAATTGTGCCAGAATGCCAAACTATGGGTGGTGAAGATATGTCATTTTTCTTGCAAGAAGTTCCAGGTTGCTATTTCTTTCTAGGTTCTGCTAATCCTGATAAAGATTTAGCCTATCCTCATCATCATCCCCGGTTTGATTTTGATGAAACTGCCTTACCAATGGGTGTGGAAATCTTTATTAGGTGCGTGGAGAAGTTTTTAAATTAGTTAGCTGGAATAGCATATTTAATAAAAGCGATCGCATTAGGCATCGCTTTTTTAATTACAATATAGTCAGGAATAAAAGTAATGAAGAGTGCAACCATCACGACAAAAGGACAAGTGAATATCCGCAAATAAATTAGGGATTACTCAATTTAAATATAGGTAGCAAGGTGGATTTTGTCACAGAAAGCTGAAAGACAAAAAAGCATTTAATTTTTTGGAGTTATAAATACGATGCCTAAGATATCCGTAATCTCAGAACATATTGAAATTAATCCTGGTGTGTGTGGTGGTAAACCGCGTATTGCTGGACACCGAATTAGAGTACAAGATATTGTGATTTTGCACGAAAAGATGGGGCTTTCTCCTGATGAGATTGTTTATCATTATCCTAGTATTACTTTAGCTGATGTCTATGCAGCTTTAGCTTATTACCACGATAATTTGGATGAGATTAGACAAGAAATCGCACAAGGAGAAGCTTTTATTAAAGAAGTAGAGGCTAACACCCCTTCGATTCTGCAACAGAAACTAAAGAATCGAAATGACAGATAAAATTCGCTTCCATTTAGACGAGAGTGTAAGTAATGCTATAGCAGAAGCTTTGCGTCGTCGTGGTATTGATGTGACGACTACACCAGAAACAGGATTAATAGCTGCATCAGATGTAGAACAAATTGCTTTTGCAAGTTCTCAGAATCGGGTAATTTTTACCCATGATGATGACTTTGTAGTGCTTCATCAAAGCGGCATGAGCCACTCAGGAATAACTTACTGTTCACAAAACCGTCGAGCCATTGGAGAAATATTGACAAGTTTGATTTTAATTTGGGAAGTTCTTCAGCCTGAAGATATGAAAAATCAACTTGAATTTCTCTAAAGAATGTAATGAATTTACATTTGAATCAAAGTACTAAGGTAACCCAGGCGATCGCATTTTTATCCACAACAGAAAAGCGATCGCACTTCCGAATTTGTTATTGTATCAACTGCTAATTTATGAAGATTTCAAGCATATTTTGACTCTTGAAAACCTCAGCACAAAGTCTATAATTTCAACGCGTAATCACTGATTCAATTAATCTTCTGCTTGCAACAACCAAAAGCCACTGTAAGTCATCCCGGAATCATCTGGTTGCACTAACAAAAAGTGTAGCCCTTGACTTAGCTGTTGACGCTGTTGATAAGTCTTAGCCGCCGCAGCCACTTCTGCATCTTCAAAGGTAGCCACAATCCATCTATCTGCTAAACCTGCTTCTAATACCAAACCATCGGGCGCACCCGCAATATAATTTAAAGATACTGGGCGTGCTTCGTGTAACCACCTTGCTAAACGCATCGATTGTCTTCCACCATAAATCACGACACCAGGAACTGGTGCTGTGGAAGGTAAGCCGAGATTTAAGGGTTTAAGAAATTCTGGGAAATGGAGAATAGGAATTGGGCGATCGCTAAATGCAGTTTCTACATCACCAGCACTCAGTGTTGCAAAGCGCCATTGTTCTCCCCAAAGGTTTTCTGGTAAAGGTGCAGGTGGTGCTTTATCTATAGCTGTGGAATATTGCTTTTCCTGTAACCATTGTTTTAATGCGAAAGTGCGGCGGGTAGGTTCGACATTAATACCTAAATTACGTCCAGCCGCTTCAATTAAACTTAAAGACTGAGGGCGAAATACTTGGATTATATCTGGCAGTTTTTCACCAGATGCTAATTCAATTTGAGCTGTCAGCCAACTAGAATTTGCTTCTTTTTGGGGACAGGTAGCAACATACTCAAAGCTGCGATTCGCATCACAAATTAACAACTCCCAAAGCACTTGTCCTGTTGTATCTTGCTGTGGACTCCGATAAAAATCAGCTTGCCAAATGTTCATATTAAAAACCTAACTGCTAAGTGCACCAAGAAAGA contains the following coding sequences:
- a CDS encoding helix-turn-helix domain-containing protein; the encoded protein is MQPSKLDQILGLELQRHRTQKGWSQEYLAEVTGLHRTYISQLERGLKSPSVRVLSHITHALGMTMSEFLQAVEESLSAD
- the typA gene encoding translational GTPase TypA, with translation MTLPIRNVAIIAHVDHGKTTLVDALLKQSGIFREGEDVPDCVMDSNALERERGITILSKNTAVRYKETLINIVDTPGHADFGGEVERVLGMVDGCLLIVDANEGPMPQTRFVLKKALEKGLRPIVVINKIDRTNADPHIAVDKVLDLFLELGADEDQCDFTYLFASGMGGYAKESMEAEAVDMQPLFNAILQHVPPPVGDVNKPLQLQVTTLDYSEYLGRIVIGRIHNGTIRAGQQAALITESGAIVKSKITKLMGFEGLKRVEMEEATAGYIVAVAGFADAYIGETITDPNEPQALPLIKVDEPTLQMTFWVNDSPFAGQEGKLVTSRQVRDRLFRELETNVALRVEETDSPDKFLVSGRGELHLGILIETMRREGFEFQVSQPQVIYREVSGQPCEPYELLVLDIPGDAVGSCIERLGQRKGEMQDMQPGSGDRTQLEFVIPARGLIGFRGEFMRMTRGEGIMNHSFLDYRPLSGDIEARNKGVLISFEEGVSTFYAMKNAEDRGAFFITPGTKVYRGMIVGEHNRPQDLELNVCKTKQLTNHRAAGGDELVQLQAPIDMSLERALEYIGPDELVEVTPKSIRLRKMSKKLVKR
- a CDS encoding HD domain-containing protein is translated as MLSERFTAALVYATELHAKQVRKGSGVPYIAHLLGVASIALEYGANEDEAIAALLHDAVEDQGGAATREEIRHRFGDNVTAIVDGCTDADTIPKPPWRQRKEAYIAHLPTASPSVLLVSAADKIYNAQSIVKDYRILGESLWQRFQGGKEGTLWYYQTLVDTFKNTGPTAMAEELARVVLEMVALAS
- a CDS encoding serine/threonine-protein kinase, yielding MQPPITVGTVLQNRYRIIQILGQGGFGRTYLAEDQRRFNELCAIKELIPTTTGTSVWEKTQELFHREAAILYQIEHPQVPKFRERFEEDQRLFLVEDYVAGKTYRAILSERQAVSQTLTEKEVLQMLRSLLPVLAHIHSRGIIHRDISPENIILRDSDGQPVLIDFGVVKELATRLQSPNSTAPVTTVGKLGYSPSEQMQTGQAYPNSDLYALAVTAIVLLTGREPSELFDENQLTWNWQQWAKVNPQFAQVLNRMLNYRPSDRYQSAADVIQALQSVDQASVTNPNVTNTNAVSNMQTIAVGGRPPQPAPSPSPNTPAPVIPPSNTSSVLDNPLAIGAIGSAVVILAGFGSWALVSSIRSRPTTQPEAPVQTFPSPVVSGGTTLTPTPTSTSTEPAVISKRLNLGTTNTTTVEDTLEENQIVQYTFFGRKGAKLTTAIAQGTGIVLSVLDANKQPIDNTANQVQSYDGVLSVSGRYTIQLNLVPGVAESNYSLNVALQRLTRETPTPIITPTQTPIETPTEAPIITPTPTVTETPTEAPIITPTPTATETPTESPTSQEEQNNLPNDRTLNPNSNQ
- a CDS encoding ribose-phosphate pyrophosphokinase, with translation MNAHRGSAVLSSATLSKVQPVATGLTENHRLRLFSGSANLQLSTEVARYLGMDLGPMIRKRFADGELYIQIQESIRGCDVYLIQPCCQPVNDHLMELMIMIDACRRASARQVTAVIPYYGYARADRKTAGRESITAKLVANLITQAGANRVLAMDLHSAQIQGYFDIPFDHVYGSPVLIDYLASKQLHDLVVVSPDVGGVARARAFAKKLNDAPLAIIDKRRQAHNVAEVLNVIGDVKGKTAVLVDDMIDTGGTIAAGAKLLREEGARQVYACATHAVFSPPAIERLSSGVFEEVIITNTIPIPESDRFPQLVVLSVANVLGETIWRIHEDSSVSSMFR
- a CDS encoding DNA cytosine methyltransferase — protein: MTRKIIDLFAGAGGLTTGFHMAGFESLCAIDIDAKALATYKHNYPNTKIIHQDIRQVNPSDLRLALGLQPEELTALIGGPPCQGFSRNIPAGDRYLNDSRNQMYQTFLDFVQEFRPLYVVMENVPEILKAYNGVISEEITKNLKSLGYKVVSSALNAAYYGVPQTRSRAFFLASLDHSLNFPEPTHFGDIKSDYRSRKSSRQLNFLQANISEIVTVRDAIGDLPPINAGQVYDAEIYPSEPKTTYQAMMRSQSMKIVNHIARALSPIQMSRARVLCEGQDARDLPPELAPKKHYSGAYGRLYWDKPARTITRWVFHPGSGRFFHPTQDRTITIREAARLHSYPDSFHFLGTYTDMASQIGESVPPLLGKAIASSILQANLQSCC